The Strix uralensis isolate ZFMK-TIS-50842 chromosome 16, bStrUra1, whole genome shotgun sequence genome has a window encoding:
- the E4F1 gene encoding transcription factor E4F1 isoform X4 codes for MEAAMATSAGPAGLTAAAAEEREGAAVAGSGPAAPPAAPAAFLSLPAPFSEEDEDDVHKCGRCQSEFTSLEEFVQHKLQKVCQRAPEALAAASAGLLNQEVQKVVPSVEESITVAHIVVEASSIAEEISNASAIVGSGHIKEVIVAGDHVFENPNGHIDGEVSEEQGNPDDQEQDISTELIKVKLLVNKEGRYVCELCQKTFKTASILKAHMITHSSRKDYECKLCGTSFRTKGSLIRHHRRHTDERPYKCKKCGKSFRESGALTRHLKSLTPCTEKIRFNMNKEIVVNKDDLPTGSCSSNTDTVSSIASESIETSPVIHLVTDAKGNVLHEVHVQMQELPVVDAKSLDQDPHPEELPCEGEVNSENLLRQAMRNSGIVIERVAVEEMQKPDEPAGAAAEELENEVVKAEEEPCGEQCIEVEQVESTDAERTNGYKSYICPHCNEAFSEATSLETHIKGHLDYKPFKCEECGKEFTKGYLLKKHQEVHVNERRFRCGECGKLYKTIAHVKGHRRVHSDERPYSCPKCGKRYKTKNAQQVHFRTHLEDKPYVCQYCSRGFREKGSLVRHIRHHTGEKPFKCYKCGRGFAEHGTLNRHLKTKGGCLLALKEVEEVMVSEESQSADNLAATVISEDPHTVLVEFSSVVADTQEYIIETATEDMETSEATEIIEGTRHEVDSHIMKVVQQIVNQANSGHQIIVQNVTVAENSEVSTDAADTITIATPESLTEQVAMTLASAIGEGAVLTTEGSIETEEATVTMVASEDIEIMEHAGEFVIASQEGEVEVQTVIV; via the exons ATGGAGGCCGCGATGGCAAcgagcgcggggccggcggggcttACGGCAGCCGCGGCCGAGgagcgggagggggcggcggtggcgggctccggccccgccgcgccgcccgccgctcccgccgccttCCTCAGCCTCCCGGCGCCCTTCAGCGAGGAAG ATGAAGATGACGTGCATAAGTGCGGTCGCTGCCAGTCGGAGTTCACCTCCTTGGAAGAATTTGTGCAACACAAATTACAAAAGGTCTGCCAGCGAGCTCCAGAAGCTCTTGCTGCTGCATCAGCAGGTCTCCTCAACCAAGAAGTACAAAAG GTCGTTCCTTCTGTCGAGGAGTCGATAACTGTTGCTCATATAGTTGTTGAAGCATCTTCAATAGCAGAGGAAATCAGCAACGCATCTGCTATAGTAG GTAGTGGGCACATCAAAGAAGTCATTGTTGCAGGAGACCACGTTTTTGAAAACCCAAACGGTCACATTGATGGGGAAGTTAGTGAAGAGCAAGGCAATCCTGATGATCAGGAGCAGGATATTTCCACAGAGCTGATAAAGGTTAAGCTGCTGGTTAACAAGGAAGGGCGATATGTATGTGAATTATGCCAGAAGACATTTAAAACA GCAAGCATCCTCAAAGCTCACATGATCActcacagcagcagaaaggacTATGAATGTAAACTCTGTGGAACTTCCTTCAGGACAAAAGGGTCTCTGATTCGACACCATCGGCGTCACACTG ATGAAAGACCTTACAAATGCAAGAAATGTGGGAAAAGCTTCCGGGAATCGGGAGCTTTGACTCGGCACCTGAAATCTCTGACACCCTGCACTGAAAAAATTCGCTTCAACATGAACAAAGAAATAGTTGTCAATAAAGATGATTTGCCGACAG GATCCTGCAGTTCAAACACAGACACCGTTTCATCGATAGCGAGTGAATCCATCGAGACCTCCCCTGTCATTCATCTCGTGACAGATGCAAAAGGCAACGTTCTTCATGAAGTTCACGTCCAAATGCAGGAACTTCCTGTTGTAGATGCAAAATCCCTGGACCAAGAC CCGCATCCTGAGGAGCTGCCTTGTGAGGGGGAAGTGAACAGTGAGAATCTGCTGAGGCAGGCCATGAGGAACTCAGGTATTGTGATAGAGAGAGTCGCTGTGGAGGAAATGCAGAAGCCAGATGAGCCTGCTGGAGCTGCCGCAGAAGAACTAGAAAATGAAGTGGTGAAAGCAGAGGAGGAGCCGTGTGGGGAACAGTGTATTGAAGTGGAACAAGTGGAGTCT ACGGATGCAGAAAGAACAAATGGGTACAAAAGTTACATCTGCCCTCACTGTAACGAAGCCTTCAGTGAAGCTACTTCCCTTGAAACACACATCAAAGGTCATTTAG ATTACAAGCCTTTTAAGTGTGAGGAGTGTGGCAAGGAGTTCACAAAGGGCTATCTGCTAAAAAAGCATCAAGAAGTGCACGTGAACGAACGGCGTTTCCGCTGCGGAGAGTGTGGCAAGCTCTACAAGACCATTGCACACGTGAAGGGGCATCGAAGAGTGCATTCTGATGAGCGGCCGTACTCCTGTCCCAAGTGTGGCAAGCGCTACAAGACAAAG AATGCCCAGCAAGTTCATTTCCGGACGCATTTAGAGGATAAGCCTTACGTCTGTCAGTACTGCAGCCGGGGCTTCCGGGAAAAGGGCTCCCTGGTCCGCCACATCCGCCATCACACCGGGGAAAAGCCTTTTAAGTGCTACAAGTGTGGGCGAGGCTTTGCAGAGCACGGCACTCTCAACAGGCACTTAAAAACCAAAG GTGGCTGCCTCCTTGCTTTGAAAGAGGTGGAAGAAGTGATGGTGTCTGAGGAAAGTCAGTCAGCTGACAACTTAGCTGCAACAGTCATTTCTGAAGATCCTCACACTGTTTTGGTTGAGTTTTCTTCAGTGGTGGCAGACACTCAGGAATACATCATTGAG ACTGCTACTGAAGACATGGAGACCAGTGAAGCTACTGAAATAATAGAGGGGACAAGACATGAG GTTGACAGCCACATTATGAAAGTCGTGCAACAAATAGTAAATCAAGCAAACTCTGGTCACCAGATCATTGTACAGAACGTCACCGTGGCAGAGAACTCTGAAGTAAGCACAGACGCTGCAGACACCATCACCATCGCCACCCCCGAGAGCCTGACGGAGCAGGTGGCCATGACGCTGGCTTCCGCCATCGGCGAAGGGGCGGTGCTGACGACGGAGGGGAGCATCGAGACGGAAGAAGCGACGGTGACGATGGTGGCATCCGAGGACATCGAGATAATGGAACATGCAGGAGAGTTTGTGATTGCCTCCCAGGAGGGGGAGGTGGAGGTCCAGACTGTGATTGTGTAA
- the E4F1 gene encoding transcription factor E4F1 isoform X2, whose product MEAAMATSAGPAGLTAAAAEEREGAAVAGSGPAAPPAAPAAFLSLPAPFSEEDEDDVHKCGRCQSEFTSLEEFVQHKLQKVCQRAPEALAAASAGLLNQEVQKVVPSVEESITVAHIVVEASSIAEEISNASAIVGSGHIKEVIVAGDHVFENPNGHIDGEVSEEQGNPDDQEQDISTELIKVKLLVNKEGRYVCELCQKTFKTASILKAHMITHSSRKDYECKLCGTSFRTKGSLIRHHRRHTDERPYKCKKCGKSFRESGALTRHLKSLTPCTEKIRFNMNKEIVVNKDDLPTGSCSSNTDTVSSIASESIETSPVIHLVTDAKGNVLHEVHVQMQELPVVDAKSLDQDQPHPEELPCEGEVNSENLLRQAMRNSGIVIERVAVEEMQKPDEPAGAAAEELENEVVKAEEEPCGEQCIEVEQVESTDAERTNGYKSYICPHCNEAFSEATSLETHIKGHLDYKPFKCEECGKEFTKGYLLKKHQEVHVNERRFRCGECGKLYKTIAHVKGHRRVHSDERPYSCPKCGKRYKTKNAQQVHFRTHLEDKPYVCQYCSRGFREKGSLVRHIRHHTGEKPFKCYKCGRGFAEHGTLNRHLKTKGGCLLALKEVEEVMVSEESQSADNLAATVISEDPHTVLVEFSSVVADTQEYIIETATEDMETSEATEIIEGTRHEVDSHIMKVVQQIVNQANSGHQIIVQNVTVAENSEVSTDAADTITIATPESLTEQVAMTLASAIGEGAVLTTEGSIETEEATVTMVASEDIEIMEHAGEFVIASQEGEVEVQTVIV is encoded by the exons ATGGAGGCCGCGATGGCAAcgagcgcggggccggcggggcttACGGCAGCCGCGGCCGAGgagcgggagggggcggcggtggcgggctccggccccgccgcgccgcccgccgctcccgccgccttCCTCAGCCTCCCGGCGCCCTTCAGCGAGGAAG ATGAAGATGACGTGCATAAGTGCGGTCGCTGCCAGTCGGAGTTCACCTCCTTGGAAGAATTTGTGCAACACAAATTACAAAAGGTCTGCCAGCGAGCTCCAGAAGCTCTTGCTGCTGCATCAGCAGGTCTCCTCAACCAAGAAGTACAAAAG GTCGTTCCTTCTGTCGAGGAGTCGATAACTGTTGCTCATATAGTTGTTGAAGCATCTTCAATAGCAGAGGAAATCAGCAACGCATCTGCTATAGTAG GTAGTGGGCACATCAAAGAAGTCATTGTTGCAGGAGACCACGTTTTTGAAAACCCAAACGGTCACATTGATGGGGAAGTTAGTGAAGAGCAAGGCAATCCTGATGATCAGGAGCAGGATATTTCCACAGAGCTGATAAAGGTTAAGCTGCTGGTTAACAAGGAAGGGCGATATGTATGTGAATTATGCCAGAAGACATTTAAAACA GCAAGCATCCTCAAAGCTCACATGATCActcacagcagcagaaaggacTATGAATGTAAACTCTGTGGAACTTCCTTCAGGACAAAAGGGTCTCTGATTCGACACCATCGGCGTCACACTG ATGAAAGACCTTACAAATGCAAGAAATGTGGGAAAAGCTTCCGGGAATCGGGAGCTTTGACTCGGCACCTGAAATCTCTGACACCCTGCACTGAAAAAATTCGCTTCAACATGAACAAAGAAATAGTTGTCAATAAAGATGATTTGCCGACAG GATCCTGCAGTTCAAACACAGACACCGTTTCATCGATAGCGAGTGAATCCATCGAGACCTCCCCTGTCATTCATCTCGTGACAGATGCAAAAGGCAACGTTCTTCATGAAGTTCACGTCCAAATGCAGGAACTTCCTGTTGTAGATGCAAAATCCCTGGACCAAGAC CAGCCGCATCCTGAGGAGCTGCCTTGTGAGGGGGAAGTGAACAGTGAGAATCTGCTGAGGCAGGCCATGAGGAACTCAGGTATTGTGATAGAGAGAGTCGCTGTGGAGGAAATGCAGAAGCCAGATGAGCCTGCTGGAGCTGCCGCAGAAGAACTAGAAAATGAAGTGGTGAAAGCAGAGGAGGAGCCGTGTGGGGAACAGTGTATTGAAGTGGAACAAGTGGAGTCT ACGGATGCAGAAAGAACAAATGGGTACAAAAGTTACATCTGCCCTCACTGTAACGAAGCCTTCAGTGAAGCTACTTCCCTTGAAACACACATCAAAGGTCATTTAG ATTACAAGCCTTTTAAGTGTGAGGAGTGTGGCAAGGAGTTCACAAAGGGCTATCTGCTAAAAAAGCATCAAGAAGTGCACGTGAACGAACGGCGTTTCCGCTGCGGAGAGTGTGGCAAGCTCTACAAGACCATTGCACACGTGAAGGGGCATCGAAGAGTGCATTCTGATGAGCGGCCGTACTCCTGTCCCAAGTGTGGCAAGCGCTACAAGACAAAG AATGCCCAGCAAGTTCATTTCCGGACGCATTTAGAGGATAAGCCTTACGTCTGTCAGTACTGCAGCCGGGGCTTCCGGGAAAAGGGCTCCCTGGTCCGCCACATCCGCCATCACACCGGGGAAAAGCCTTTTAAGTGCTACAAGTGTGGGCGAGGCTTTGCAGAGCACGGCACTCTCAACAGGCACTTAAAAACCAAAG GTGGCTGCCTCCTTGCTTTGAAAGAGGTGGAAGAAGTGATGGTGTCTGAGGAAAGTCAGTCAGCTGACAACTTAGCTGCAACAGTCATTTCTGAAGATCCTCACACTGTTTTGGTTGAGTTTTCTTCAGTGGTGGCAGACACTCAGGAATACATCATTGAG ACTGCTACTGAAGACATGGAGACCAGTGAAGCTACTGAAATAATAGAGGGGACAAGACATGAG GTTGACAGCCACATTATGAAAGTCGTGCAACAAATAGTAAATCAAGCAAACTCTGGTCACCAGATCATTGTACAGAACGTCACCGTGGCAGAGAACTCTGAAGTAAGCACAGACGCTGCAGACACCATCACCATCGCCACCCCCGAGAGCCTGACGGAGCAGGTGGCCATGACGCTGGCTTCCGCCATCGGCGAAGGGGCGGTGCTGACGACGGAGGGGAGCATCGAGACGGAAGAAGCGACGGTGACGATGGTGGCATCCGAGGACATCGAGATAATGGAACATGCAGGAGAGTTTGTGATTGCCTCCCAGGAGGGGGAGGTGGAGGTCCAGACTGTGATTGTGTAA
- the E4F1 gene encoding transcription factor E4F1 isoform X3: MEAAMATSAGPAGLTAAAAEEREGAAVAGSGPAAPPAAPAAFLSLPAPFSEEDEDDVHKCGRCQSEFTSLEEFVQHKLQKVCQRAPEALAAASAGLLNQEVQKQVVPSVEESITVAHIVVEASSIAEEISNASAIVGSGHIKEVIVAGDHVFENPNGHIDGEVSEEQGNPDDQEQDISTELIKVKLLVNKEGRYVCELCQKTFKTASILKAHMITHSSRKDYECKLCGTSFRTKGSLIRHHRRHTDERPYKCKKCGKSFRESGALTRHLKSLTPCTEKIRFNMNKEIVVNKDDLPTGSCSSNTDTVSSIASESIETSPVIHLVTDAKGNVLHEVHVQMQELPVVDAKSLDQDPHPEELPCEGEVNSENLLRQAMRNSGIVIERVAVEEMQKPDEPAGAAAEELENEVVKAEEEPCGEQCIEVEQVESTDAERTNGYKSYICPHCNEAFSEATSLETHIKGHLDYKPFKCEECGKEFTKGYLLKKHQEVHVNERRFRCGECGKLYKTIAHVKGHRRVHSDERPYSCPKCGKRYKTKNAQQVHFRTHLEDKPYVCQYCSRGFREKGSLVRHIRHHTGEKPFKCYKCGRGFAEHGTLNRHLKTKGGCLLALKEVEEVMVSEESQSADNLAATVISEDPHTVLVEFSSVVADTQEYIIETATEDMETSEATEIIEGTRHEVDSHIMKVVQQIVNQANSGHQIIVQNVTVAENSEVSTDAADTITIATPESLTEQVAMTLASAIGEGAVLTTEGSIETEEATVTMVASEDIEIMEHAGEFVIASQEGEVEVQTVIV, encoded by the exons ATGGAGGCCGCGATGGCAAcgagcgcggggccggcggggcttACGGCAGCCGCGGCCGAGgagcgggagggggcggcggtggcgggctccggccccgccgcgccgcccgccgctcccgccgccttCCTCAGCCTCCCGGCGCCCTTCAGCGAGGAAG ATGAAGATGACGTGCATAAGTGCGGTCGCTGCCAGTCGGAGTTCACCTCCTTGGAAGAATTTGTGCAACACAAATTACAAAAGGTCTGCCAGCGAGCTCCAGAAGCTCTTGCTGCTGCATCAGCAGGTCTCCTCAACCAAGAAGTACAAAAG CAGGTCGTTCCTTCTGTCGAGGAGTCGATAACTGTTGCTCATATAGTTGTTGAAGCATCTTCAATAGCAGAGGAAATCAGCAACGCATCTGCTATAGTAG GTAGTGGGCACATCAAAGAAGTCATTGTTGCAGGAGACCACGTTTTTGAAAACCCAAACGGTCACATTGATGGGGAAGTTAGTGAAGAGCAAGGCAATCCTGATGATCAGGAGCAGGATATTTCCACAGAGCTGATAAAGGTTAAGCTGCTGGTTAACAAGGAAGGGCGATATGTATGTGAATTATGCCAGAAGACATTTAAAACA GCAAGCATCCTCAAAGCTCACATGATCActcacagcagcagaaaggacTATGAATGTAAACTCTGTGGAACTTCCTTCAGGACAAAAGGGTCTCTGATTCGACACCATCGGCGTCACACTG ATGAAAGACCTTACAAATGCAAGAAATGTGGGAAAAGCTTCCGGGAATCGGGAGCTTTGACTCGGCACCTGAAATCTCTGACACCCTGCACTGAAAAAATTCGCTTCAACATGAACAAAGAAATAGTTGTCAATAAAGATGATTTGCCGACAG GATCCTGCAGTTCAAACACAGACACCGTTTCATCGATAGCGAGTGAATCCATCGAGACCTCCCCTGTCATTCATCTCGTGACAGATGCAAAAGGCAACGTTCTTCATGAAGTTCACGTCCAAATGCAGGAACTTCCTGTTGTAGATGCAAAATCCCTGGACCAAGAC CCGCATCCTGAGGAGCTGCCTTGTGAGGGGGAAGTGAACAGTGAGAATCTGCTGAGGCAGGCCATGAGGAACTCAGGTATTGTGATAGAGAGAGTCGCTGTGGAGGAAATGCAGAAGCCAGATGAGCCTGCTGGAGCTGCCGCAGAAGAACTAGAAAATGAAGTGGTGAAAGCAGAGGAGGAGCCGTGTGGGGAACAGTGTATTGAAGTGGAACAAGTGGAGTCT ACGGATGCAGAAAGAACAAATGGGTACAAAAGTTACATCTGCCCTCACTGTAACGAAGCCTTCAGTGAAGCTACTTCCCTTGAAACACACATCAAAGGTCATTTAG ATTACAAGCCTTTTAAGTGTGAGGAGTGTGGCAAGGAGTTCACAAAGGGCTATCTGCTAAAAAAGCATCAAGAAGTGCACGTGAACGAACGGCGTTTCCGCTGCGGAGAGTGTGGCAAGCTCTACAAGACCATTGCACACGTGAAGGGGCATCGAAGAGTGCATTCTGATGAGCGGCCGTACTCCTGTCCCAAGTGTGGCAAGCGCTACAAGACAAAG AATGCCCAGCAAGTTCATTTCCGGACGCATTTAGAGGATAAGCCTTACGTCTGTCAGTACTGCAGCCGGGGCTTCCGGGAAAAGGGCTCCCTGGTCCGCCACATCCGCCATCACACCGGGGAAAAGCCTTTTAAGTGCTACAAGTGTGGGCGAGGCTTTGCAGAGCACGGCACTCTCAACAGGCACTTAAAAACCAAAG GTGGCTGCCTCCTTGCTTTGAAAGAGGTGGAAGAAGTGATGGTGTCTGAGGAAAGTCAGTCAGCTGACAACTTAGCTGCAACAGTCATTTCTGAAGATCCTCACACTGTTTTGGTTGAGTTTTCTTCAGTGGTGGCAGACACTCAGGAATACATCATTGAG ACTGCTACTGAAGACATGGAGACCAGTGAAGCTACTGAAATAATAGAGGGGACAAGACATGAG GTTGACAGCCACATTATGAAAGTCGTGCAACAAATAGTAAATCAAGCAAACTCTGGTCACCAGATCATTGTACAGAACGTCACCGTGGCAGAGAACTCTGAAGTAAGCACAGACGCTGCAGACACCATCACCATCGCCACCCCCGAGAGCCTGACGGAGCAGGTGGCCATGACGCTGGCTTCCGCCATCGGCGAAGGGGCGGTGCTGACGACGGAGGGGAGCATCGAGACGGAAGAAGCGACGGTGACGATGGTGGCATCCGAGGACATCGAGATAATGGAACATGCAGGAGAGTTTGTGATTGCCTCCCAGGAGGGGGAGGTGGAGGTCCAGACTGTGATTGTGTAA
- the E4F1 gene encoding transcription factor E4F1 isoform X5 has translation MEAAMATSAGPAGLTAAAAEEREGAAVAGSGPAAPPAAPAAFLSLPAPFSEEDEDDVHKCGRCQSEFTSLEEFVQHKLQKVCQRAPEALAAASAGLLNQEVQKQVVPSVEESITVAHIVVEASSIAEEISNASAIVGSGHIKEVIVAGDHVFENPNGHIDGEVSEEQGNPDDQEQDISTELIKVKLLVNKEGRYVCELCQKTFKTASILKAHMITHSSRKDYECKLCGTSFRTKGSLIRHHRRHTDERPYKCKKCGKSFRESGALTRHLKSLTPCTEKIRFNMNKEIVVNKDDLPTGSCSSNTDTVSSIASESIETSPVIHLVTDAKGNVLHEVHVQMQELPVVDAKSLDQDQPHPEELPCEGEVNSENLLRQAMRNSGIVIERVAVEEMQKPDEPAGAAAEELENEVVKAEEEPCGEQCIEVEQVESTDAERTNGYKSYICPHCNEAFSEATSLETHIKGHLDYKPFKCEECGKEFTKGYLLKKHQEVHVNERRFRCGECGKLYKTIAHVKGHRRVHSDERPYSCPKCGKRYKTKNAQQVHFRTHLEDKPYVCQYCSRGFREKGSLVRHIRHHTGEKPFKCYKCGRGFAEHGTLNRHLKTKGGCLLALKEVEEVMVSEESQSADNLAATVISEDPHTVLVEFSSVVADTQEYIIEVDSHIMKVVQQIVNQANSGHQIIVQNVTVAENSEVSTDAADTITIATPESLTEQVAMTLASAIGEGAVLTTEGSIETEEATVTMVASEDIEIMEHAGEFVIASQEGEVEVQTVIV, from the exons ATGGAGGCCGCGATGGCAAcgagcgcggggccggcggggcttACGGCAGCCGCGGCCGAGgagcgggagggggcggcggtggcgggctccggccccgccgcgccgcccgccgctcccgccgccttCCTCAGCCTCCCGGCGCCCTTCAGCGAGGAAG ATGAAGATGACGTGCATAAGTGCGGTCGCTGCCAGTCGGAGTTCACCTCCTTGGAAGAATTTGTGCAACACAAATTACAAAAGGTCTGCCAGCGAGCTCCAGAAGCTCTTGCTGCTGCATCAGCAGGTCTCCTCAACCAAGAAGTACAAAAG CAGGTCGTTCCTTCTGTCGAGGAGTCGATAACTGTTGCTCATATAGTTGTTGAAGCATCTTCAATAGCAGAGGAAATCAGCAACGCATCTGCTATAGTAG GTAGTGGGCACATCAAAGAAGTCATTGTTGCAGGAGACCACGTTTTTGAAAACCCAAACGGTCACATTGATGGGGAAGTTAGTGAAGAGCAAGGCAATCCTGATGATCAGGAGCAGGATATTTCCACAGAGCTGATAAAGGTTAAGCTGCTGGTTAACAAGGAAGGGCGATATGTATGTGAATTATGCCAGAAGACATTTAAAACA GCAAGCATCCTCAAAGCTCACATGATCActcacagcagcagaaaggacTATGAATGTAAACTCTGTGGAACTTCCTTCAGGACAAAAGGGTCTCTGATTCGACACCATCGGCGTCACACTG ATGAAAGACCTTACAAATGCAAGAAATGTGGGAAAAGCTTCCGGGAATCGGGAGCTTTGACTCGGCACCTGAAATCTCTGACACCCTGCACTGAAAAAATTCGCTTCAACATGAACAAAGAAATAGTTGTCAATAAAGATGATTTGCCGACAG GATCCTGCAGTTCAAACACAGACACCGTTTCATCGATAGCGAGTGAATCCATCGAGACCTCCCCTGTCATTCATCTCGTGACAGATGCAAAAGGCAACGTTCTTCATGAAGTTCACGTCCAAATGCAGGAACTTCCTGTTGTAGATGCAAAATCCCTGGACCAAGAC CAGCCGCATCCTGAGGAGCTGCCTTGTGAGGGGGAAGTGAACAGTGAGAATCTGCTGAGGCAGGCCATGAGGAACTCAGGTATTGTGATAGAGAGAGTCGCTGTGGAGGAAATGCAGAAGCCAGATGAGCCTGCTGGAGCTGCCGCAGAAGAACTAGAAAATGAAGTGGTGAAAGCAGAGGAGGAGCCGTGTGGGGAACAGTGTATTGAAGTGGAACAAGTGGAGTCT ACGGATGCAGAAAGAACAAATGGGTACAAAAGTTACATCTGCCCTCACTGTAACGAAGCCTTCAGTGAAGCTACTTCCCTTGAAACACACATCAAAGGTCATTTAG ATTACAAGCCTTTTAAGTGTGAGGAGTGTGGCAAGGAGTTCACAAAGGGCTATCTGCTAAAAAAGCATCAAGAAGTGCACGTGAACGAACGGCGTTTCCGCTGCGGAGAGTGTGGCAAGCTCTACAAGACCATTGCACACGTGAAGGGGCATCGAAGAGTGCATTCTGATGAGCGGCCGTACTCCTGTCCCAAGTGTGGCAAGCGCTACAAGACAAAG AATGCCCAGCAAGTTCATTTCCGGACGCATTTAGAGGATAAGCCTTACGTCTGTCAGTACTGCAGCCGGGGCTTCCGGGAAAAGGGCTCCCTGGTCCGCCACATCCGCCATCACACCGGGGAAAAGCCTTTTAAGTGCTACAAGTGTGGGCGAGGCTTTGCAGAGCACGGCACTCTCAACAGGCACTTAAAAACCAAAG GTGGCTGCCTCCTTGCTTTGAAAGAGGTGGAAGAAGTGATGGTGTCTGAGGAAAGTCAGTCAGCTGACAACTTAGCTGCAACAGTCATTTCTGAAGATCCTCACACTGTTTTGGTTGAGTTTTCTTCAGTGGTGGCAGACACTCAGGAATACATCATTGAG GTTGACAGCCACATTATGAAAGTCGTGCAACAAATAGTAAATCAAGCAAACTCTGGTCACCAGATCATTGTACAGAACGTCACCGTGGCAGAGAACTCTGAAGTAAGCACAGACGCTGCAGACACCATCACCATCGCCACCCCCGAGAGCCTGACGGAGCAGGTGGCCATGACGCTGGCTTCCGCCATCGGCGAAGGGGCGGTGCTGACGACGGAGGGGAGCATCGAGACGGAAGAAGCGACGGTGACGATGGTGGCATCCGAGGACATCGAGATAATGGAACATGCAGGAGAGTTTGTGATTGCCTCCCAGGAGGGGGAGGTGGAGGTCCAGACTGTGATTGTGTAA